A region from the Toxotes jaculatrix isolate fToxJac2 chromosome 2, fToxJac2.pri, whole genome shotgun sequence genome encodes:
- the pkig gene encoding cAMP-dependent protein kinase inhibitor gamma isoform X1: MMDVETSYSDFINCDRTGRRNAVPDISGEGTVVASTSELTKDLAEMDLKAAEGDPGASPAPEAEGSTSQDAQGSGGPS; encoded by the exons ATGATGGACGTGGAGACGTCGTACTCAGACTTCATCAACTGTGATCGCACAGGCCGCAGGAACGCAGTGCCCGATATCTCAGGGGAGGGGACAGTAGTGGCCAGCACCAGTGAACTCACCAAAGACCTGGCAGAGATGGACCTGAAGGCTGCAG aaGGAGACCCGGGGGCCTCCCCAGCCCCTGAGGCAGAGGGCTCCACCAGCCAAGACGCCCAGGGAAGTGGAGGCCCCTCCTAA
- the pkig gene encoding cAMP-dependent protein kinase inhibitor gamma isoform X2: MMDVETSYSDFINCDRTGRRNAVPDISGEGTVVASTSELTKDLAEMDLKAAGDPGASPAPEAEGSTSQDAQGSGGPS, from the exons ATGATGGACGTGGAGACGTCGTACTCAGACTTCATCAACTGTGATCGCACAGGCCGCAGGAACGCAGTGCCCGATATCTCAGGGGAGGGGACAGTAGTGGCCAGCACCAGTGAACTCACCAAAGACCTGGCAGAGATGGACCTGAAGGCTGCAG GAGACCCGGGGGCCTCCCCAGCCCCTGAGGCAGAGGGCTCCACCAGCCAAGACGCCCAGGGAAGTGGAGGCCCCTCCTAA